A genomic window from Streptococcus sanguinis includes:
- a CDS encoding response regulator transcription factor has product MMKILLAEDEQQLSRVLETAMTHEGYQVDTAFDGQEAVDLAKENAYDLMILDIMMPVKTGIEALKEIRQTGNTTHVIMLTAMSEVDDKVTGLDAGADDYLTKPFSLKELLARLRSMSRRVATFTPNLLQIGQTSLNVGEHELISSNSIRLAGKESRMMEFLMLNAQKSLSTQEIFRHVWSKDEDEDLDEGFVWIYISYLRQKLKAVHADLAILGEEGGSFTLVPLEGDGHVSEA; this is encoded by the coding sequence ATGATGAAGATTTTATTAGCAGAAGATGAGCAGCAGCTGTCCCGTGTCTTGGAAACAGCTATGACCCATGAAGGCTATCAGGTCGATACCGCTTTTGATGGGCAGGAGGCTGTTGACTTGGCCAAGGAAAATGCTTATGATTTGATGATTTTGGATATCATGATGCCGGTCAAGACAGGCATTGAAGCATTGAAAGAAATCCGCCAAACCGGCAATACGACCCATGTCATCATGCTGACAGCTATGTCAGAGGTGGATGACAAGGTCACAGGGCTGGATGCCGGTGCAGATGATTATCTGACCAAGCCCTTCTCTCTGAAAGAGCTTCTAGCTCGCCTGCGGTCTATGTCCAGACGAGTAGCGACGTTCACCCCCAATTTGCTGCAGATTGGCCAAACGAGTCTCAATGTCGGAGAACACGAGCTTATTAGCTCCAACTCCATCCGCCTAGCCGGTAAGGAATCTAGAATGATGGAATTTCTCATGCTTAATGCCCAGAAGAGTCTTTCTACTCAGGAAATCTTCCGCCATGTTTGGTCCAAAGACGAGGATGAGGATTTGGACGAAGGCTTCGTCTGGATTTATATTTCCTATTTGCGTCAGAAGCTGAAGGCTGTTCATGCTGATCTTGCTATCTTGGGTGAGGAAGGCGGCAGTTTCACTCTGGTGCCGCTAGAAGGAGATGGCCATGTTTCGGAAGCTTAA
- a CDS encoding HAMP domain-containing histidine kinase — protein sequence MFRKLKIRFILLASAAIVCILLTMIAVLNSVRFLQTNGEIQAVLNILSANNGDFPSVEETAEGLQNDRITIDTIFQYRYFSVVYNEDKTVYSSNLDNLSNLSKEQALSYANKVIKDSRSNGVFKVGSQFYSYQITQDSKTKRYLLVVLDSTNYLESRNDFFWLSIQLSFYSFIFFVLVVSGFSNFAIRPYIKNYENQKRFITNAGHELKTPLAIISANTELQELMTGENEWIESTKDQVKRLSNLINQMVVLARLEEQPDVTLVDVNFSEVVKKVAGNFRSVVEKAGKKYEIKLQEDIHVMATEDELYELVSILIDNACKYCDEDGQIFVTLTKAKRGKRARLTVANSYADGKNVDYSRFFDRFYREDESHNQKQPGYGIGLSMAESLVRIFKGRIGVSYKKGLIGFTVLL from the coding sequence ATGTTTCGGAAGCTTAAAATTCGGTTCATTCTGCTGGCTTCGGCGGCTATTGTCTGTATTTTGCTGACCATGATTGCTGTCTTAAACTCCGTTCGCTTTCTGCAGACCAACGGAGAAATCCAAGCCGTTCTCAATATTCTATCTGCCAATAATGGAGATTTTCCCAGCGTAGAAGAAACTGCAGAGGGCTTGCAAAACGACCGTATCACCATTGACACGATCTTCCAATACCGCTATTTTAGCGTGGTCTATAACGAAGACAAAACAGTTTACTCCTCTAACTTGGACAATCTTTCCAATCTATCTAAGGAGCAGGCGCTCAGCTACGCTAACAAAGTGATTAAGGACAGCCGCAGCAATGGGGTTTTTAAGGTAGGCAGTCAGTTTTATTCCTACCAGATAACGCAGGATTCCAAGACCAAGCGCTATTTACTGGTGGTCTTAGATTCGACTAATTATCTCGAAAGCCGCAATGACTTTTTCTGGCTGTCTATCCAGTTAAGCTTCTATAGCTTTATTTTCTTTGTCTTAGTCGTGTCTGGATTTTCCAACTTTGCCATCCGTCCCTATATCAAAAACTATGAAAACCAAAAGCGTTTCATTACCAATGCGGGACATGAACTGAAGACACCATTGGCAATCATCTCAGCCAATACGGAGCTGCAAGAGCTGATGACTGGCGAAAATGAATGGATAGAAAGCACCAAGGACCAGGTCAAGCGTCTCAGTAATCTAATCAATCAAATGGTCGTTCTGGCCCGTCTGGAAGAGCAGCCAGATGTTACCTTGGTAGATGTGAATTTCTCAGAAGTTGTCAAAAAAGTAGCAGGAAACTTCAGGTCTGTCGTCGAGAAGGCAGGCAAGAAGTACGAGATCAAGCTGCAGGAAGATATCCATGTTATGGCAACTGAAGATGAACTTTATGAATTGGTTAGTATCCTGATTGACAATGCCTGCAAGTATTGTGATGAAGATGGGCAAATTTTTGTCACCCTGACCAAGGCTAAGCGGGGGAAACGAGCTCGTCTGACGGTAGCCAATAGTTACGCGGACGGCAAAAATGTTGATTACAGTCGTTTCTTTGACCGTTTCTATCGCGAGGACGAATCGCACAATCAGAAGCAGCCTGGCTACGGAATTGGCCTATCCATGGCAGAAAGTCTGGTTCGGATTTTCAAGGGCAGAATTGGGGTTTCATATAAGAAAGGCTTGATTGGCTTTACCGTTTTATTGTGA
- the yidC gene encoding membrane protein insertase YidC yields the protein MKHFKRFLFSGMGLAALLFLSGCVGRDKAGNPSGLIWDVIGQPMADGIHFFAKNLGLGYGLAIIIVTLIVRIIILPLGIYQSWKATLQSEKMNYFKPIFAPIQERIKNAETQEEKIQAQQELMAAQKENGLSIFGGIGCLPLLIQMPFFSALFFAAQYTLGVAGSSFLWINDLGKSDWALTAIVGVLYYIQSVLSLHGIEDETQRNSMKQASYMSPIMIVGFSFFSPAAVTLYWVVGGFIQIIQQFIINYIIRPRLKKQVAEEFEKNPPKGLKKASRAKDVTPKAQPAIEQKNKKKKNRNAGKQRSR from the coding sequence GTGAAACATTTCAAACGCTTTTTATTCTCTGGTATGGGACTGGCTGCGCTTCTTTTCCTGTCTGGCTGTGTGGGCCGCGACAAGGCTGGCAATCCTTCTGGTCTGATCTGGGACGTGATTGGTCAGCCTATGGCGGATGGCATTCATTTTTTCGCCAAGAATTTAGGCCTGGGTTATGGTCTGGCGATTATCATCGTTACGCTCATCGTGCGGATTATCATTCTGCCGCTGGGAATCTATCAGTCTTGGAAGGCGACGCTTCAGTCTGAAAAGATGAACTACTTTAAGCCGATTTTTGCCCCAATCCAAGAGCGAATCAAAAATGCTGAGACTCAGGAAGAGAAAATACAGGCTCAGCAAGAACTGATGGCTGCTCAAAAAGAAAATGGACTCAGCATATTTGGCGGTATAGGTTGTCTGCCTCTGCTCATCCAAATGCCTTTCTTCTCAGCCCTCTTCTTTGCAGCCCAGTATACTCTAGGAGTTGCAGGCAGCTCCTTCCTCTGGATTAACGATTTAGGCAAAAGCGATTGGGCTTTGACCGCCATTGTCGGTGTCCTCTACTATATCCAGTCAGTGCTCTCTCTGCATGGTATTGAAGATGAAACTCAAAGAAACAGCATGAAACAGGCTTCTTATATGAGCCCTATCATGATTGTTGGTTTCTCATTCTTCTCACCTGCCGCAGTTACTCTCTACTGGGTAGTCGGTGGATTTATCCAAATCATCCAGCAATTTATCATCAACTATATCATTCGACCTCGCCTGAAAAAACAGGTAGCAGAGGAATTTGAAAAAAATCCTCCTAAAGGTTTGAAAAAAGCTAGCCGGGCTAAAGATGTTACTCCAAAAGCTCAGCCGGCTATTGAGCAAAAGAACAAAAAGAAAAAGAACCGCAATGCTGGTAAGCAACGGTCAAGATAA
- a CDS encoding acylphosphatase — MQKVKMIAQGRVQGVGFRWGVYSLALEIGGITGRVWNNDDGTVGILAQADDPALMAKFIQEIRKGPTPFSKVSYLDVTMANFDSYPDFKISN, encoded by the coding sequence ATGCAGAAAGTAAAAATGATAGCCCAAGGACGGGTACAAGGGGTTGGTTTCCGCTGGGGAGTCTATTCTCTAGCGCTGGAAATCGGAGGTATTACTGGCCGGGTCTGGAACAACGATGACGGTACTGTTGGCATTCTGGCTCAAGCTGATGACCCAGCTCTGATGGCCAAATTTATCCAGGAAATCCGCAAAGGACCGACACCTTTTTCTAAAGTCAGTTATTTAGATGTGACCATGGCTAATTTCGACTCCTATCCTGACTTTAAAATTTCAAATTAG
- a CDS encoding RNA methyltransferase has product MNIITSKANNVVKKAKKLHNKKYRKDSYLIEGWHLFEEAVSSGAELIRIFALAEYAERLADFSQVIFVSPEILADLADSKTPQGIVAEVAFEREEIPAELSGRYLFLEDVQDPGNVGTIIRTADAAGFDGVFISRLSADIYNLKTLRSMQGSHFHMPVYRLDTADFIRLAQSSSLPILASTLSSTSIDYRKVGSKKSFALVMGNEGQGISPEMTAAADLLVHISMKGQAESLNVAVAAGILIFHLS; this is encoded by the coding sequence ATGAATATTATAACCTCAAAAGCCAATAATGTGGTAAAAAAAGCTAAAAAACTTCATAACAAAAAATACCGCAAGGACTCTTATTTGATTGAGGGCTGGCATTTATTTGAGGAAGCTGTCAGCAGCGGGGCAGAGCTGATTCGGATTTTTGCTTTAGCGGAATACGCAGAGCGATTAGCTGATTTTTCTCAGGTAATCTTTGTCAGTCCAGAGATTTTAGCAGATTTGGCTGATAGTAAGACGCCACAGGGCATTGTCGCGGAAGTGGCTTTTGAAAGGGAAGAAATACCTGCGGAGTTAAGTGGACGCTATCTTTTCTTGGAGGACGTTCAGGATCCAGGTAATGTCGGCACTATCATTCGGACTGCGGATGCAGCTGGGTTTGACGGGGTTTTCATCTCTCGTTTGTCAGCAGATATCTATAACCTAAAAACGTTGCGCTCTATGCAGGGGAGCCATTTTCACATGCCAGTTTATCGGTTGGATACAGCGGATTTTATTCGGCTGGCTCAGTCTTCCAGTCTGCCAATTCTGGCGTCGACCTTGTCGTCAACATCTATCGATTACAGAAAGGTGGGTAGCAAAAAGAGCTTTGCCCTAGTCATGGGCAATGAGGGGCAGGGGATTAGTCCAGAAATGACGGCAGCAGCTGATCTTCTGGTCCATATTTCCATGAAGGGACAGGCAGAAAGTCTCAATGTTGCTGTCGCTGCTGGTATTTTAATCTTTCATTTAAGCTAA
- a CDS encoding HAD family hydrolase: MLYKKDEEFMAYVGHLIEKPSVQRLKEIPHHIHSNRLEHSINVSYTSYRIAKKFGWNARSTARGALLHDLFYYDWRVTKFKKSHAWVHPRLAVRNARKITKLNKVEEDIIIKHMWGLTLAPPRYKESFVVTMVDKYWAVKEATAPWRRKGGNRKLFHRKMLKP; the protein is encoded by the coding sequence ATGCTTTACAAAAAGGACGAGGAATTTATGGCCTATGTTGGGCACTTGATTGAAAAGCCCAGTGTGCAGCGCCTGAAAGAAATTCCCCATCATATTCATTCCAATAGACTTGAACATTCCATCAATGTAAGTTATACTAGTTACAGAATTGCCAAAAAATTTGGCTGGAATGCCCGCAGCACAGCACGCGGTGCCCTGCTTCATGACTTATTCTACTATGATTGGCGTGTAACCAAGTTTAAGAAGAGTCATGCTTGGGTTCATCCGAGGCTGGCAGTTCGCAATGCTCGTAAGATTACCAAGCTCAATAAAGTCGAAGAGGACATTATCATCAAGCATATGTGGGGCCTGACCTTGGCACCGCCTCGCTACAAAGAATCATTCGTTGTGACCATGGTGGACAAGTATTGGGCCGTCAAAGAAGCGACGGCACCTTGGAGACGCAAGGGTGGTAATCGCAAGCTCTTTCATCGAAAGATGCTGAAACCGTAA
- a CDS encoding Bax inhibitor-1/YccA family protein, which produces MNHSIIQDQSDINSFYAKIYSIVGVGIGISAIVSLSMLTLFQDIITSVLTGSTWIFYAAIAVEFILVLVAYGAARSNSPAALPMFLGYSAINGFTLSIIMALYLQSTVLLAFVTTTVMFFAMGFIGKVTKKDLSGIGKACMAGLIGIIAASILNIFLGSSGLDFIISIVGVLIFSGLIAWDNQKIRYVYEQTNGNPGNGWAISLALHLYLDFINLFLSLLRIFGRNK; this is translated from the coding sequence ATGAATCATTCTATTATTCAAGATCAATCAGATATTAATTCTTTCTATGCTAAGATTTATTCTATTGTTGGCGTCGGTATCGGAATCTCAGCAATCGTATCTCTCTCGATGCTGACCCTCTTTCAGGACATTATTACCTCTGTTCTGACAGGCTCCACTTGGATTTTCTATGCGGCTATTGCAGTTGAGTTTATCCTTGTTTTGGTAGCTTATGGGGCAGCTCGGAGCAACAGTCCAGCAGCGCTGCCAATGTTTTTAGGCTACTCAGCCATCAATGGCTTTACCTTAAGTATTATCATGGCGCTGTATCTTCAGTCAACCGTTCTCTTAGCCTTTGTAACAACGACCGTTATGTTCTTTGCTATGGGCTTTATCGGCAAGGTGACTAAAAAGGATCTATCTGGAATAGGGAAAGCTTGTATGGCTGGTTTGATTGGTATTATCGCTGCCAGCATCCTCAATATCTTCTTGGGAAGCAGTGGCTTGGACTTTATTATCAGTATCGTTGGCGTCCTTATTTTCTCAGGACTCATCGCTTGGGACAATCAGAAGATCCGCTATGTCTATGAGCAAACCAATGGCAATCCAGGAAATGGCTGGGCAATTTCTCTGGCTCTGCATCTGTATCTGGACTTCATTAATCTCTTCCTCAGCTTGCTGCGTATTTTTGGAAGAAACAAATAA
- a CDS encoding diaminopimelate decarboxylase, translating into MKTPFVSREKLAEITAQFPTPFHLYDEKGIRERARALHEAFSWNPGFKEYFAVKATPNPAILKILKEEGCGVDCASYVELLMSQKLGFAGQDIMFSSNNTPAEEFQFARDLGATVNLDAYEDVAFLKEAAGIPKVISCRYNPGGVFELGTSIMDNPEEAKFGMTKDQLIQAFKELKELGAEKFGIHALLASNTVSNDYYPELARQLFELAVEVVAETGVELDFINLSGGVGINYQPEGEENDIAVIGQGVRQAYEAILTPAGLGQVKIYTELGRFMLAPYGLLVTKVTHKKQTYRTYLGVDASAVNLLRPAMYGSYHHITNMDRPEGETEVVDVVGSLCENNDKFAINRSLPVSQIGDTLVIHDTGAHGFSMGYQYNAKLRSSEILLEQDGNVRMIRRAEKPEDYFATLYGFDFEK; encoded by the coding sequence ATGAAAACTCCTTTTGTCAGTCGTGAAAAGCTAGCTGAGATTACGGCGCAGTTTCCAACACCTTTCCATCTTTATGATGAGAAGGGGATTCGGGAAAGAGCGCGTGCCCTGCATGAGGCCTTTTCTTGGAATCCAGGCTTTAAAGAGTATTTTGCCGTCAAGGCCACTCCCAATCCTGCTATTTTAAAAATCCTCAAAGAAGAAGGCTGCGGGGTGGACTGTGCCAGCTATGTCGAGCTGCTCATGAGCCAAAAGCTGGGCTTTGCTGGACAGGATATCATGTTTTCGTCCAATAACACACCGGCCGAGGAATTTCAGTTTGCGCGTGACCTTGGAGCGACTGTCAATCTGGATGCCTATGAAGATGTAGCTTTTCTAAAGGAAGCCGCTGGTATTCCCAAGGTCATTTCCTGTCGTTACAACCCTGGCGGTGTCTTTGAGCTGGGAACCAGCATCATGGATAATCCTGAAGAAGCCAAGTTTGGTATGACCAAGGACCAGCTGATTCAAGCTTTCAAAGAGCTCAAGGAGTTGGGAGCTGAGAAGTTTGGGATTCATGCCCTCTTGGCCTCTAATACTGTCAGCAATGACTACTACCCCGAACTGGCCCGTCAGCTTTTTGAGCTGGCTGTGGAAGTAGTGGCTGAGACAGGAGTTGAGTTGGACTTTATCAATCTCTCTGGTGGAGTCGGCATTAATTATCAGCCTGAAGGCGAGGAAAATGACATTGCGGTCATCGGTCAAGGAGTTCGTCAGGCCTATGAAGCTATTCTGACACCTGCTGGTCTAGGACAGGTAAAGATTTATACGGAGCTGGGCCGCTTCATGCTGGCGCCTTATGGCCTACTTGTCACTAAAGTTACCCATAAGAAGCAGACCTACCGAACCTATCTGGGAGTGGATGCCTCTGCGGTCAATCTGTTGCGTCCTGCCATGTACGGTTCTTATCACCACATTACCAATATGGATCGACCCGAGGGTGAGACAGAGGTTGTGGATGTTGTCGGCAGTCTTTGTGAGAATAACGACAAATTCGCCATTAATCGCTCGCTGCCTGTCAGCCAAATTGGCGATACACTGGTGATTCACGATACGGGTGCTCATGGTTTCTCTATGGGTTATCAGTACAATGCCAAGCTCCGCTCCAGCGAAATTCTCTTGGAACAAGATGGCAATGTTCGCATGATTCGTCGGGCTGAAAAACCAGAAGATTATTTTGCGACACTATATGGCTTTGATTTTGAAAAATAG
- a CDS encoding YneF family protein, translated as MNLVLAIFLIMAAFALGVILGMYLLRRQVEKEFAENPRLNVEAVRTLLSASGQRPNEAKVQQVYRQIISQQKAALAKSKKKK; from the coding sequence ATGAATTTAGTTTTAGCAATTTTCTTGATTATGGCAGCATTTGCTTTAGGCGTGATTTTGGGTATGTATCTGCTTCGTCGGCAGGTAGAGAAGGAATTTGCAGAAAATCCGCGTTTGAATGTAGAAGCAGTTCGGACCTTGCTGAGCGCTAGCGGTCAACGGCCCAATGAAGCGAAAGTGCAGCAAGTCTATCGTCAAATTATCAGCCAGCAGAAAGCTGCGCTTGCTAAGAGCAAAAAGAAAAAATAA
- a CDS encoding nucleoside-triphosphate diphosphatase: MTNKIYEYIDENNWYIGEWTRFRKAGYHFNDIPYRLLEHIDAELSELLKRDLDEEYNAFTTVVVKYGSPMSYIQFVLNMINDRQERDFKATSHKGAILITEKDLLRKVFFLSKDGVKMTDFFGQGQESEMAVGDTILIATRNEGKTAEFRKLFDKLGYKVENLNDYPDLPDVEETGTTFEENARLKAETISKLTGKMVLADDSGLQVDVLGGLPGVWSARFAGVGATDDENNIKLLHELAMVFDIKDRSAHFHTTLVVASPDRESLVVEADWSGYIAHEPKGENGFGYDPLFLVGETGKTSAELTMEEKNAQSHRAQAVKKLVEVFPAWQSKPL; this comes from the coding sequence ATGACAAATAAAATTTATGAATACATTGACGAGAACAATTGGTATATCGGAGAATGGACCCGCTTTCGCAAGGCTGGCTATCATTTCAACGACATCCCATATAGGCTCTTAGAGCATATTGATGCAGAGTTGAGTGAGTTGCTTAAGCGGGATTTGGACGAAGAATACAACGCTTTTACCACAGTTGTGGTCAAATACGGATCGCCCATGTCCTATATCCAGTTTGTCCTCAATATGATTAACGACCGCCAGGAGCGGGATTTTAAGGCGACTAGTCATAAGGGAGCTATTCTAATTACAGAAAAGGACTTGCTGCGCAAGGTCTTCTTCCTGTCCAAGGATGGGGTTAAGATGACCGACTTTTTTGGTCAGGGGCAGGAGTCCGAGATGGCTGTCGGAGACACCATTTTGATTGCGACTCGCAACGAAGGAAAGACAGCAGAGTTTCGCAAACTCTTTGATAAGTTGGGCTATAAGGTTGAAAATCTCAATGATTATCCTGATTTGCCAGATGTGGAAGAGACAGGAACTACCTTTGAGGAAAATGCGCGGCTCAAGGCAGAGACAATCAGTAAGCTGACCGGTAAAATGGTGCTAGCTGACGACTCAGGTCTGCAGGTCGATGTTTTAGGCGGCTTGCCTGGCGTCTGGTCGGCTCGCTTCGCTGGAGTAGGCGCGACAGATGATGAAAACAACATCAAGCTCCTGCATGAGTTAGCTATGGTGTTTGATATCAAGGATCGCTCTGCCCATTTTCATACGACCCTAGTGGTGGCCAGTCCTGACAGGGAGTCACTGGTAGTTGAAGCGGATTGGTCGGGCTACATTGCCCATGAGCCAAAAGGGGAAAATGGCTTTGGCTATGATCCTTTGTTCTTAGTGGGAGAAACAGGAAAAACGTCTGCCGAGCTGACGATGGAAGAAAAGAATGCGCAATCTCATCGGGCTCAAGCAGTTAAGAAATTAGTGGAGGTATTTCCAGCATGGCAAAGCAAACCATTATAG
- a CDS encoding metallophosphoesterase, which produces MAKQTIIVMSDSHGDRAIVEEIRNHYIGKVDAIFHNGDSELPSDDEVWQGIQVVAGNMDFYDGYPERLVTDLAGTIIAQTHGHLFHINFSFQKLDLWAQEVNADICLYGHLHIPDARMEGKTLFLNPGSISQPRGLINERLYAKVEIDDDRFKVDFYTRNHELYPSLSKEFSR; this is translated from the coding sequence ATGGCAAAGCAAACCATTATAGTCATGAGTGATTCTCATGGCGACCGTGCTATTGTAGAAGAGATTAGGAATCATTATATTGGAAAGGTAGATGCGATTTTCCATAACGGAGACTCTGAGCTTCCTTCTGATGATGAGGTATGGCAAGGGATTCAGGTTGTTGCAGGGAATATGGACTTTTACGACGGCTATCCAGAACGATTGGTGACAGATTTGGCGGGGACCATTATTGCCCAGACTCACGGGCATCTCTTCCATATCAACTTTTCTTTTCAAAAGCTGGATTTGTGGGCGCAAGAGGTTAATGCAGACATCTGCCTTTATGGTCACCTGCATATCCCAGATGCTCGAATGGAGGGCAAAACGCTCTTTCTGAATCCGGGCTCCATCAGCCAGCCACGCGGCCTAATCAACGAACGCCTCTACGCTAAGGTAGAGATTGATGATGACCGCTTTAAAGTTGATTTCTATACGCGAAATCATGAACTTTATCCAAGCTTGTCCAAGGAGTTTAGCCGATGA
- a CDS encoding CBS domain-containing protein, whose amino-acid sequence MIAKEFEDYLLQHEETFLTPGENLAVMIDTHNVDHAILLLSQMTYSRVPVVTAGKKFVGTISLTDIMSYRMRHDLPEEEFMMTDIVHMTKMDDLTVGPDYTVSDVLHKLVDESFLPVVGKDQHFYGIITRKSILKAVNSLLHGFSKKYEIRKK is encoded by the coding sequence ATGATTGCTAAGGAATTTGAAGACTATCTGCTGCAACATGAAGAAACTTTTTTGACGCCTGGGGAAAATCTGGCGGTTATGATTGACACCCACAATGTGGATCATGCTATCCTACTATTGAGCCAGATGACATACTCACGTGTACCAGTCGTGACAGCAGGTAAAAAGTTTGTTGGTACGATTTCCCTGACCGACATCATGTCCTATCGCATGCGCCATGATCTGCCAGAAGAGGAATTCATGATGACAGACATCGTCCACATGACCAAAATGGACGACTTGACAGTTGGGCCAGATTATACTGTATCAGATGTACTTCATAAGCTGGTCGACGAGTCATTCCTGCCGGTTGTGGGCAAGGATCAGCATTTTTACGGAATTATTACTAGAAAGTCCATTTTGAAAGCTGTCAATTCCTTGTTGCACGGCTTTAGCAAAAAGTACGAAATTCGCAAAAAATGA
- the xerD gene encoding site-specific tyrosine recombinase XerD, with protein sequence MKEYIRPFLNQKNISENSKIAYSYDLEQFIEEVHGRITETNLRIYQASIKDFKAAVQKRKLSAVNQFLYFLYQQQLIEEFHRLVLPKVSISKEQENELLDLSAFWQESSVPRGRLMALLILEMGLLPSEILQVRVADVNLDFQVLKIEKAGQKRVIKIPESLTGELEDYLTGTYLFEKNGKSYSRQWGFRQLEAFLIEQGQASLSAQSLREQFILRQREKGIGLYDIAQDLGLKTMITLEKYR encoded by the coding sequence ATGAAAGAATACATTAGACCGTTTTTAAATCAAAAAAACATCTCAGAAAATTCTAAAATTGCCTATTCTTATGATTTGGAGCAGTTTATCGAGGAAGTACATGGCCGGATTACCGAGACTAATCTGCGGATTTATCAGGCCTCTATCAAGGATTTTAAGGCAGCTGTTCAGAAGAGGAAGCTCTCAGCAGTCAATCAATTTCTCTACTTCCTTTATCAGCAGCAGCTTATTGAGGAGTTTCACCGCTTGGTCCTGCCCAAGGTTTCCATATCAAAGGAGCAGGAAAATGAACTGCTGGACCTGTCTGCTTTTTGGCAGGAATCAAGCGTTCCCAGGGGGCGGCTGATGGCTCTGCTTATCTTGGAAATGGGCTTGCTGCCCAGTGAGATTCTGCAGGTCAGAGTGGCAGATGTCAATCTTGACTTTCAGGTTTTGAAGATTGAAAAGGCCGGTCAGAAGCGGGTCATCAAGATTCCTGAGAGCTTGACGGGCGAGCTGGAAGACTATCTGACAGGGACATATTTATTTGAGAAAAACGGCAAATCCTATTCTCGCCAATGGGGCTTCCGTCAGCTAGAGGCCTTCTTGATTGAGCAGGGACAAGCCAGTCTATCCGCCCAAAGCCTGCGTGAACAGTTTATTTTGCGCCAGCGGGAGAAGGGAATTGGCCTCTATGATATTGCCCAAGATTTGGGCTTGAAAACCATGATTACACTAGAAAAATATAGATAA
- a CDS encoding segregation/condensation protein A encodes MDIKLKDFEGPLDLLLHLVSKYQVDIYDVPITEVIEQYLAYVATLQAMKLEVTGEYMVMASQLMLIKSRKLLPKVADNAELEDDLEQDLLSQIEEYRRFKLLGEKMSLQHDDRALYYSKPKLELVYEDAELLHDKSTIDLFLAFSKVIAKKQEEFSKSHTTIVRDEYKIEDMMEVVRQRCAGKSRLALQEIFAETKDMNEVITLFLATLELVKVQEVQVIQEENFGNIYLVGRGNE; translated from the coding sequence ATGGATATCAAACTAAAAGATTTTGAAGGCCCGTTGGACCTGCTGCTCCACCTTGTATCTAAGTACCAGGTGGATATTTATGATGTGCCCATTACGGAGGTTATCGAGCAGTATCTGGCTTATGTGGCCACCTTGCAGGCCATGAAGCTGGAAGTGACGGGCGAGTACATGGTCATGGCAAGCCAGCTCATGCTGATTAAGAGCCGCAAGCTTCTACCTAAGGTGGCGGATAATGCTGAGCTGGAAGATGATTTAGAGCAAGACCTCTTGAGCCAGATTGAGGAATACCGCAGGTTCAAGCTTTTGGGTGAGAAAATGTCGCTCCAGCATGATGACCGAGCTCTTTATTACTCTAAGCCCAAGCTGGAGCTGGTTTATGAAGACGCTGAGCTCCTACATGACAAGTCAACGATAGATCTTTTCTTGGCTTTTTCCAAGGTTATCGCCAAGAAGCAAGAGGAGTTTTCTAAGAGCCATACAACCATTGTGCGAGACGAGTATAAGATTGAGGACATGATGGAAGTGGTGCGCCAGCGTTGTGCTGGTAAGAGCCGTCTGGCTCTGCAGGAGATTTTTGCAGAGACCAAGGACATGAATGAAGTTATTACTCTCTTTCTGGCGACCTTGGAATTGGTCAAGGTGCAGGAAGTGCAAGTCATTCAGGAAGAAAATTTTGGAAATATTTATTTAGTAGGAAGAGGAAATGAGTAA